The proteins below are encoded in one region of Streptomyces roseirectus:
- a CDS encoding cupin domain-containing protein: protein MIVHNGPLSAVLFGPGEERAAVRCLARRGMLHSECEAFDEVELAPGTRWEPAGRGGTETVWYVLGGTVHADRRPVPLTAGGLVLAPHGGAATLTAGRHGARLLCLTLGPAAVTRALPPRTPSTARASLKEPS, encoded by the coding sequence GTGATCGTCCACAACGGGCCGCTGAGCGCCGTCCTGTTCGGGCCCGGCGAGGAGCGGGCGGCCGTCCGCTGTCTCGCCCGGCGGGGGATGCTGCACAGCGAGTGCGAGGCGTTCGACGAGGTCGAACTGGCCCCCGGCACCCGCTGGGAGCCGGCCGGCCGGGGCGGCACCGAGACCGTCTGGTACGTGCTGGGCGGGACGGTGCACGCCGACCGGCGCCCCGTCCCGCTCACCGCGGGCGGCCTCGTCCTCGCCCCGCACGGCGGCGCCGCCACCCTCACCGCGGGCCGGCACGGCGCCCGGCTGCTGTGCCTGACGCTCGGCCCCGCCGCCGTCACCCGGGCCCTGCCGCCCCGCACCCCCAGCACCGCCCGCGCCTCCCT